In Micromonospora purpureochromogenes, a single window of DNA contains:
- a CDS encoding MMPL family transporter has product MFERLGRFVVRRAWWVIAGWVLAAVAIVVTTPSLSDITSADQGSFLPRSYESVQAIELAKKAFPQQATATATIVIKRADGQPLTPADEAKVGQLAQSLKAKNISHTSGYLTGPQAVAPDKSVQVVNVGLDAVTPDDPALLDAVRDLRAAIGPELAGSGLTAGVAGDVASFVDNEDTFNKAFAVVGVATIILIIGLILIIFRSPIAALLPVVVIGVVMAVTSGLVAAAGKAFDLNVSQDLQTVLLIVLFGIGTDYILFLLFRYRERLRAGDDKRTAMMVSVERVGEVITSAAGAVIVAFLVLLLASLGFFGSLGPALAIAVGVMLVTSLTLIPAVVSLLGRYVFWPSKAWQRAPKATMARRLGTAIGRRPALVAAASGALLVALAAGSLAYKADYDFSSGFPQDTESAKAAADLQRGFAAGALAPTEVYLTTDNGSPLTEQQVTDFAAAAAGAPGVGRAQPPERSNDPSVARVNLLLDENPVSNEAITLVRDDLRDDLHAAAPPGTRALVGGPTAIFADINSANNRDLSVILPAAAGLIALILALLLRSLVAPIYLVIAVLLNFAATLGATVYLFQGLQDKPGITFQLPIILYLFVVAIGTDYNILMIARLREEAREGNEPHQAAAIGVEHAGPTVAAAGLILAGTFGVLMLAPISFLQQMGFAVAIGIVLSAFVMSMFFVPALTALIGHKAWWPGHGDERPVRGRHASPEPASVTKV; this is encoded by the coding sequence ATGTTCGAGCGGCTGGGCAGATTCGTCGTACGCAGGGCCTGGTGGGTGATTGCCGGCTGGGTGCTCGCGGCAGTCGCCATCGTCGTCACCACGCCGTCGTTGAGCGACATCACCTCCGCCGATCAGGGCAGCTTCCTGCCCCGCTCCTACGAGTCCGTGCAGGCCATCGAACTCGCCAAAAAGGCGTTTCCGCAACAGGCCACGGCGACAGCGACCATCGTCATCAAGCGCGCCGACGGGCAGCCGCTCACACCGGCCGACGAGGCGAAGGTGGGCCAGCTCGCCCAGTCGCTGAAGGCGAAGAACATCTCGCACACGTCCGGCTACCTGACCGGCCCGCAGGCCGTGGCGCCGGACAAGTCGGTGCAGGTGGTGAACGTCGGGCTCGACGCCGTCACCCCGGACGACCCGGCGCTGCTCGACGCCGTACGCGACCTGCGGGCGGCCATCGGTCCGGAGCTTGCGGGCAGCGGACTGACCGCCGGCGTGGCCGGCGACGTGGCGAGCTTCGTCGACAACGAGGACACCTTCAACAAGGCCTTTGCCGTGGTCGGCGTCGCGACGATCATCCTGATCATCGGACTGATCCTGATCATCTTCCGCAGCCCCATCGCCGCGCTGCTGCCCGTGGTGGTCATCGGCGTTGTCATGGCCGTCACGAGCGGGCTTGTCGCCGCGGCGGGTAAGGCGTTCGACCTCAACGTGAGCCAGGATCTGCAGACGGTGCTGCTGATCGTGCTGTTCGGCATCGGCACCGACTACATCCTGTTCCTGCTCTTCCGCTATCGGGAGCGGCTGCGTGCCGGGGACGACAAGCGCACCGCGATGATGGTCTCCGTCGAGCGGGTCGGCGAGGTCATCACGTCGGCCGCGGGAGCGGTCATCGTCGCGTTCCTCGTGCTGCTTCTCGCTTCCCTGGGCTTCTTCGGCTCGCTCGGCCCGGCGCTCGCGATCGCCGTCGGCGTCATGCTGGTCACCTCGCTCACGCTCATCCCGGCGGTCGTCTCGTTGCTCGGCCGGTACGTCTTCTGGCCGTCCAAGGCGTGGCAGCGTGCCCCCAAGGCCACCATGGCGCGTCGCCTCGGGACCGCCATCGGTCGCCGTCCGGCGCTCGTCGCGGCGGCATCCGGCGCCCTGCTGGTCGCGCTCGCCGCGGGATCCCTGGCCTACAAGGCCGACTACGACTTCAGCTCCGGCTTCCCCCAGGACACCGAGTCGGCGAAAGCCGCCGCAGACCTGCAGCGCGGGTTCGCCGCCGGCGCCCTCGCCCCGACCGAGGTCTACCTGACCACCGACAACGGGTCGCCGCTGACCGAGCAGCAGGTCACCGACTTCGCGGCGGCCGCGGCCGGCGCCCCGGGAGTGGGCCGGGCGCAGCCCCCGGAGCGCAGCAACGACCCGAGTGTCGCGCGGGTCAACCTGTTGCTCGACGAGAACCCGGTCTCCAACGAGGCGATCACGCTCGTCCGCGACGACCTGCGCGACGACCTGCACGCGGCGGCCCCGCCCGGCACCCGGGCGCTGGTAGGCGGACCTACCGCGATCTTCGCGGACATCAACTCGGCGAACAACCGCGACCTGTCGGTGATCCTGCCGGCGGCGGCCGGCCTGATCGCGCTCATCCTCGCGCTGCTGCTGCGCAGCCTGGTCGCGCCGATCTACCTCGTGATAGCGGTGCTGCTCAACTTCGCCGCCACGCTGGGCGCCACGGTCTACCTCTTCCAAGGCCTGCAGGACAAGCCCGGGATCACCTTCCAGCTGCCGATCATCCTCTACCTATTCGTGGTGGCGATCGGGACCGACTACAACATCCTGATGATCGCCCGGCTCCGGGAGGAGGCGCGGGAGGGGAACGAGCCGCACCAGGCGGCTGCCATCGGGGTGGAACACGCCGGCCCCACGGTCGCGGCGGCGGGGTTGATCCTTGCCGGGACGTTCGGGGTGCTGATGCTCGCGCCGATCTCGTTCCTGCAGCAGATGGGCTTCGCGGTGGCGATCGGGATCGTGCTGTCGGCGTTCGTCATGTCGATGTTCTTCGTTCCGGCGCTGACCGCGCTGATCGGGCACAAGGCGTGGTGGCCGGGGCATGGCGACGAGCGGCCGGTCAGGGGGCGGCACGCGTCGCCGGAGCCGGCGAGCGTGACGAAGGTGTAG
- a CDS encoding AAA domain-containing protein — protein sequence MLSRSTSSVESPSLILDRATSLVDYLMAVRAQMEKPARTVPTVGAFWQHAFPDHPACEVGVSADGASWLRVGLPAPARPLRAPAQFAPYLNGPLGYATEPRLIGAEEEIEPLRARLEAWREQEWRPWAEQARRTEEVRQLHRSLFDLKHRVDMNAASDELVWGHGVIRTEVAGHRVHYPLVVTPVAIEFDADRSLVTVVPQGAARLQTDPLSGLDERYLAQLLALAGSGGQLDLDVWDEFTRREFLERALRRLGEDPVIRDADQTAPVGPHVHDTGVLFTRPRQRMLRRFLEQLRARLLAGDDASIGALAAILAHEPSKLQMPQDQPERWTPLGERLLMPLPTNEAQESIARRLAQHRNVAVQGPPGTGKTHTIRNLICHLMAHGKRVLVVAQKEDPLRVLRDGLPQEIQSLCLAVLGRSTDQLVQLQLAARELSDRGATLDRRGEQQRVDRLRRQLEQAERDLGQALGGLRTMAENEAAHHEIDGIRLSPSDVGIWLRERADRYGDIPDDLSPHLDAPLSAEEFTELLDIARRTVKQDRAQALRNLPTAADLPPAAVILTDRGRLDEAARELNQLAAAGVALPQVRAFGPQPLDDLAGQLREALTMLAAREASWTDRLGTLLQADPNWQQMWHDHVQACQRALGELTAATRVIAGHQVTVPDAHLAEPRRLLAQLGELRQRFTAGKGVNRLFQGTLARLAADCRIDGEILRTCDDVDMVVAYVGRQRLRQELTTRWQDWTQPLELTVPAGAHPETWAGRLLAEAEAALDWDRRRWPSLHTTLRGLLPTIAATIDTRRLTALTDLVARCATVFTHDRLVAAERDLAAALQAGMSGTDASELWRLLDLSRQSADLDRWDSYLDEVRRLAALRPDAQRFRELSARLREAAPGWTATIDDGTAPTLADNGTDCLHRWQWRQAQTWFDSVVGSVDPVALGRRIEQTRERIRRLTQELVVASSWLEVSKALDDRRRAALADWTTALRKIGKGTGKNAAQWQAHAQRAMSAAVDAVPVWVMSVDRAIEQFAGGAHFDVVIVDEASQADVFSLPILSLAERAVVVGDDQQIGPQMVGVGDVTGLINSHLVDVPSAEHFDPESSLYDHAVRRSPERILLTEHFRSVPAIIGFSSQTYYGGEIEPLRTDRPAGIGDPVIAVHVPEGIRQDLTTYGNVNVAEAEALVARVAAIVADPAYADRTIGVVSLLSTSGQALYLLTRIRETIGEEEMERRRLRVGDSYTFQGDERDIVLVSLVVSPHQGPVSAFTRRDHHRRVNVAASRARDQLWVFHSVQPADMREDDARGLLLTYCQNVTVAEEAHDDLEKRCDSDFEREVLRRILLRGYRPLPQFRIGSYRIDFVLPAPDGRRLAIECDGDAYHGPEQWESDMRRQGVLERVGNCVFVRIRGSVFSRDPEAALEPLWQRIDELGITVPDPTSLPLPGSVAVIIDSTGVPNDVPLAAEKFRPLVEEELKAVGEVEPPTIVSAAPATVRGGRAEREAAADVTPLRNYGGHRPAAEGEPQVSRGVSETETSATLAPIQRVQAPAADNTSDSWKGENRELSAPDEPAAQPPEPVVELQVPDDLSEGGAEPTFSRAGRAGKPTAETTASSAKVLAKSPIPLPAEPAAASVAAPKPTSPATAMPAEGGPEHRDAVPSGYHSVAWLRPYEALAAIESYQRHRDVPIRHDGKVLGWARFHAATSHEARTHRANVRIDRADSDGPRAICWVRQNEAKAVIQAASTRRDAPFADRQGGREGMVQYFPPGSPPAVRYRSVTRLLRLVGDDELDTGKAEDQKIAQPAASPRLGRSPGDATAEPAKRVQQTSGRQADEAAVGTTDRQPLERAFHQAMVRSYERARDEANYHAGLLLRMITEKGGLATARQLLRNPAVSDGFTALWERGRVDLTAEAIALQPKFRSLFTDEELAVASSRLTDASSYSS from the coding sequence ATGCTGTCCCGCTCCACGTCCTCGGTCGAGTCGCCGTCGCTGATCCTCGACCGGGCCACCTCGCTGGTCGACTACCTGATGGCCGTGCGGGCGCAGATGGAGAAGCCCGCCCGCACGGTCCCCACCGTCGGCGCATTCTGGCAGCATGCGTTCCCCGATCACCCGGCCTGCGAGGTCGGTGTCTCCGCCGACGGCGCCAGCTGGCTGCGGGTGGGACTGCCGGCGCCGGCCCGTCCGCTGCGGGCGCCCGCGCAGTTCGCGCCGTACCTGAACGGCCCTCTCGGGTACGCCACGGAACCCCGACTGATCGGCGCGGAGGAGGAGATCGAGCCGCTGCGGGCGCGACTCGAGGCGTGGCGGGAGCAGGAGTGGCGGCCGTGGGCCGAGCAGGCCCGACGTACCGAGGAGGTACGCCAGCTGCATCGGAGCCTGTTCGACCTGAAGCACCGGGTCGACATGAACGCCGCCAGCGACGAGCTGGTCTGGGGCCACGGCGTCATCCGGACGGAGGTCGCCGGCCACCGCGTGCACTATCCGTTGGTGGTCACCCCGGTGGCGATCGAGTTCGACGCGGACCGGTCCCTGGTCACGGTGGTGCCGCAGGGCGCGGCCCGGTTGCAGACCGACCCGCTGAGCGGGCTCGACGAGCGCTACCTCGCCCAGTTGCTGGCCCTCGCCGGCTCCGGCGGCCAGCTCGACCTCGACGTGTGGGACGAGTTCACCCGCCGCGAGTTTCTCGAACGTGCGCTGCGCCGCCTCGGCGAGGACCCGGTCATCCGGGACGCCGACCAGACCGCTCCCGTCGGGCCGCACGTGCACGACACCGGCGTGCTGTTCACCCGGCCCCGACAGCGGATGCTGCGCCGCTTCCTGGAACAGCTGCGCGCCCGGCTGCTCGCCGGCGACGACGCCAGCATCGGCGCCCTCGCCGCGATCCTCGCGCACGAACCCAGCAAGCTGCAGATGCCGCAGGACCAGCCAGAACGTTGGACGCCGCTGGGCGAGCGCCTGCTCATGCCGCTGCCCACCAACGAGGCGCAGGAATCGATCGCCCGCCGGCTCGCCCAGCATCGCAACGTCGCCGTGCAGGGCCCGCCCGGCACCGGCAAGACGCACACCATCCGTAACCTCATCTGTCACCTGATGGCCCACGGCAAGCGGGTGCTGGTGGTCGCGCAGAAGGAGGACCCGCTGCGGGTCCTGCGCGACGGCCTGCCGCAGGAGATCCAGTCGCTCTGCCTGGCCGTGCTCGGTCGCTCCACGGACCAGCTCGTGCAGCTCCAGTTGGCCGCGCGGGAGCTCTCCGACCGCGGGGCGACCCTGGACAGGCGGGGCGAACAGCAGCGGGTGGACCGGCTGCGCCGCCAGCTCGAACAGGCCGAACGCGACCTGGGTCAGGCCCTCGGCGGCCTGCGCACCATGGCCGAGAACGAGGCCGCCCACCACGAGATCGACGGCATCCGGCTCTCCCCGAGCGACGTCGGAATCTGGCTACGCGAACGGGCGGACCGCTACGGCGACATCCCCGACGACCTGTCACCGCACCTCGACGCGCCGCTGAGCGCCGAAGAGTTCACCGAACTGCTCGACATCGCCCGGCGTACCGTCAAGCAGGATCGGGCGCAGGCGCTGCGCAACCTGCCGACGGCGGCCGACCTGCCACCAGCGGCGGTGATCCTGACCGACCGGGGGCGACTGGACGAGGCGGCCCGCGAGCTGAACCAGCTCGCCGCCGCCGGCGTGGCCCTGCCGCAGGTCCGCGCCTTCGGCCCGCAGCCCCTCGACGACCTCGCCGGGCAGCTGCGTGAGGCGCTGACCATGCTCGCCGCCCGCGAGGCCTCCTGGACCGACCGGCTCGGCACCCTGCTCCAGGCCGACCCCAACTGGCAGCAGATGTGGCACGACCACGTCCAGGCCTGCCAGCGGGCCCTCGGCGAACTCACCGCCGCCACCCGGGTCATCGCCGGCCACCAGGTCACCGTGCCCGACGCTCACCTGGCCGAGCCCCGCCGCCTGCTCGCGCAGCTCGGTGAGCTGCGGCAACGCTTCACCGCAGGAAAGGGTGTCAACCGGCTCTTCCAGGGCACCCTGGCCCGGCTCGCCGCCGACTGCCGCATCGACGGCGAGATCCTGCGCACTTGCGACGACGTCGACATGGTCGTCGCCTACGTCGGCCGGCAGCGGCTGCGCCAGGAGCTGACCACCCGCTGGCAGGATTGGACCCAGCCGCTCGAGCTCACCGTCCCGGCCGGCGCCCACCCCGAGACGTGGGCCGGGCGGCTGCTCGCCGAGGCCGAAGCCGCCCTCGACTGGGACCGCCGCCGCTGGCCGTCGCTGCACACCACGCTCCGCGGGCTGCTTCCCACTATCGCGGCCACCATCGACACGCGGCGGCTGACTGCCCTCACCGACCTCGTCGCCCGCTGCGCGACCGTCTTCACCCACGACCGGCTGGTCGCCGCCGAACGCGACCTCGCCGCCGCACTCCAGGCCGGCATGTCGGGCACGGACGCCAGCGAGCTGTGGCGGCTGCTCGACCTCAGCCGGCAGAGCGCCGACCTCGACCGCTGGGACTCGTACCTCGACGAGGTGCGCCGGCTCGCCGCGCTGCGCCCCGACGCGCAACGCTTCCGTGAGCTGTCGGCCCGGCTCCGGGAGGCCGCGCCCGGCTGGACCGCGACCATCGACGACGGCACCGCGCCCACGCTCGCCGACAACGGCACGGACTGCCTGCACCGCTGGCAGTGGCGGCAGGCGCAGACCTGGTTCGACAGCGTGGTCGGCAGTGTCGACCCGGTCGCCCTCGGCCGGCGCATCGAACAGACCCGCGAGCGGATCCGCCGCCTCACCCAGGAACTCGTCGTCGCCTCCTCCTGGCTGGAGGTCTCCAAGGCCCTCGACGACCGCCGCCGGGCGGCGCTCGCCGACTGGACCACCGCGCTGCGTAAGATCGGAAAGGGTACGGGGAAGAACGCCGCCCAGTGGCAGGCCCACGCCCAGCGGGCGATGAGCGCGGCGGTGGACGCCGTACCGGTCTGGGTCATGTCCGTGGACCGGGCCATCGAACAGTTCGCCGGCGGCGCCCACTTCGACGTGGTGATCGTCGACGAGGCGTCCCAGGCGGACGTGTTCTCGCTGCCCATCCTCAGCCTCGCCGAGCGGGCCGTGGTCGTCGGCGACGACCAGCAGATCGGGCCCCAGATGGTCGGCGTGGGCGACGTCACCGGCCTGATCAACTCGCACCTGGTCGACGTGCCGTCGGCCGAGCACTTCGACCCGGAGAGCAGCCTCTACGACCACGCGGTCCGCCGCTCGCCGGAACGCATCCTGCTCACCGAGCACTTCCGCTCCGTGCCAGCCATCATCGGCTTCTCCAGCCAGACCTACTACGGCGGCGAGATCGAGCCCCTGCGCACCGACCGCCCCGCCGGCATCGGCGACCCGGTGATCGCGGTGCACGTGCCCGAGGGCATCCGCCAGGACCTCACCACCTACGGCAACGTCAACGTCGCCGAGGCCGAGGCCCTGGTCGCACGGGTCGCCGCGATCGTCGCCGACCCCGCGTACGCCGACCGGACCATCGGCGTGGTCAGCCTGCTCAGCACCAGTGGACAGGCCCTCTACCTGCTCACCCGGATCCGCGAGACCATCGGCGAGGAGGAGATGGAACGCCGCCGGCTGCGCGTCGGCGACTCGTACACCTTCCAGGGCGATGAACGCGACATCGTGCTGGTCTCTCTGGTGGTGTCCCCGCACCAGGGGCCGGTGTCGGCGTTCACCCGGCGCGACCACCACCGCCGGGTCAACGTGGCCGCGTCGCGGGCCCGCGACCAGCTCTGGGTCTTCCACTCCGTGCAGCCCGCCGACATGCGCGAGGACGACGCCCGCGGCCTGCTGCTCACCTACTGCCAGAACGTCACCGTCGCCGAGGAGGCGCACGACGACCTGGAGAAGCGCTGCGACAGCGACTTCGAACGCGAGGTGCTGCGGCGCATCCTGCTCCGTGGGTACCGGCCGCTGCCGCAGTTCCGCATCGGCAGCTACCGGATCGACTTCGTGCTGCCGGCGCCGGACGGCCGGCGGCTGGCCATCGAATGTGACGGCGACGCGTACCACGGGCCGGAGCAGTGGGAGAGCGACATGCGCCGGCAGGGGGTGCTGGAGCGGGTCGGCAACTGCGTCTTCGTGCGCATCCGCGGCAGCGTGTTCAGCCGGGATCCGGAGGCGGCGCTGGAGCCGCTATGGCAGCGGATCGACGAGCTGGGCATCACCGTCCCGGATCCGACCAGCCTCCCGCTGCCCGGATCGGTAGCGGTGATCATCGACTCCACAGGAGTCCCGAATGACGTCCCGCTGGCGGCCGAGAAGTTTCGGCCTCTGGTTGAGGAAGAGTTGAAGGCGGTCGGCGAGGTGGAGCCGCCGACCATCGTCTCGGCTGCCCCTGCCACTGTCAGAGGTGGACGGGCCGAGCGTGAGGCGGCTGCGGACGTGACGCCCCTGCGCAACTACGGCGGCCACAGGCCAGCGGCAGAGGGCGAGCCTCAGGTATCGAGGGGTGTCTCGGAGACTGAAACGTCAGCGACGTTGGCGCCAATCCAAAGAGTGCAGGCACCTGCGGCCGACAACACGTCGGACTCGTGGAAGGGGGAGAACCGGGAACTGTCGGCGCCGGATGAACCGGCGGCACAGCCACCTGAACCGGTCGTCGAACTGCAGGTGCCGGATGACCTGTCGGAGGGCGGGGCCGAGCCGACCTTCAGCCGGGCAGGCCGAGCCGGGAAGCCGACAGCGGAGACAACAGCGAGCAGCGCGAAGGTGCTGGCGAAGTCGCCCATCCCCCTGCCCGCCGAGCCGGCTGCCGCGTCGGTCGCGGCGCCCAAGCCAACGTCACCTGCAACGGCCATGCCTGCTGAGGGAGGGCCTGAGCACCGGGACGCGGTGCCATCCGGATACCACAGCGTGGCGTGGCTGCGGCCGTACGAGGCTCTGGCTGCCATTGAGAGCTACCAGCGGCACCGTGATGTTCCCATCCGGCACGACGGCAAAGTCCTCGGCTGGGCCAGATTCCACGCAGCGACCTCGCATGAGGCTCGAACCCACCGGGCGAATGTCAGGATCGACCGGGCTGATTCAGACGGTCCCCGGGCGATTTGCTGGGTGCGCCAGAACGAGGCGAAGGCTGTCATCCAGGCGGCCAGCACCAGGCGGGACGCGCCTTTTGCAGATCGCCAGGGCGGGCGCGAGGGAATGGTCCAGTACTTTCCTCCCGGCAGTCCTCCGGCCGTCCGGTACCGGAGTGTCACCCGGTTGCTGCGCCTGGTGGGTGACGATGAGCTGGACACGGGCAAGGCGGAAGACCAGAAAATTGCGCAGCCAGCTGCAAGTCCGAGGCTGGGCCGGTCGCCGGGTGATGCGACGGCTGAGCCGGCCAAGCGGGTGCAGCAGACCAGCGGTCGCCAAGCTGACGAAGCGGCGGTCGGAACGACGGACCGGCAGCCGCTGGAGCGAGCCTTCCACCAAGCGATGGTTCGGAGCTATGAGCGGGCGCGCGACGAGGCCAATTACCATGCAGGTCTCCTGCTGAGGATGATCACGGAGAAGGGGGGACTCGCCACTGCTCGGCAACTTCTCCGCAACCCGGCCGTGTCCGATGGGTTCACGGCGCTGTGGGAGCGGGGTCGCGTGGATCTGACGGCGGAGGCGATCGCTCTGCAGCCTAAGTTCCGGTCTCTCTTCACTGACGAGGAGCTGGCTGTGGCCAGCAGTCGCTTGACGGACGCCTCCTCGTACAGCTCTTGA
- a CDS encoding sterol desaturase family protein, translating into MVGVLDWAWRLDVGQVVGFALLENLVLFLIAVGVGNAMLRLPTVVRLLPDPGRISRLQVWLAGGAILMNSLVTVGGWALWKTGIIHLNADWNLRALADFVLLLLLMDLLMYAGHAVAHRPRIFPLAHALHHRFVDARPATLYALHPLEILGFGGLWLAALATHAFSVWAIVAYTAVNLIFGIFGHLGVEVLPPAARRSRVFRWVATPTLHAGHHVEPAVNLGFYTSIWDRLFGTLAPDYDQRRLSPEPEPYALVA; encoded by the coding sequence ATGGTTGGCGTACTCGACTGGGCGTGGCGACTCGATGTCGGCCAGGTGGTCGGGTTCGCGCTGCTCGAGAACCTGGTTCTCTTCCTGATCGCCGTCGGCGTCGGCAACGCCATGCTGCGGCTGCCGACGGTCGTACGGCTGTTGCCCGATCCCGGCCGGATCAGCCGCCTGCAGGTCTGGCTCGCCGGCGGCGCGATCCTGATGAACTCCCTGGTCACCGTCGGCGGCTGGGCACTGTGGAAGACCGGAATCATCCACCTGAACGCGGACTGGAATCTCCGCGCCCTGGCCGACTTCGTCCTGCTGCTCCTGCTGATGGACCTGCTGATGTACGCCGGTCACGCGGTGGCGCACCGGCCCCGGATCTTCCCGCTCGCCCACGCGCTGCACCACCGCTTCGTCGACGCCCGGCCCGCGACGCTGTACGCGCTGCATCCGCTGGAGATCCTCGGATTCGGTGGGCTCTGGCTGGCGGCGCTCGCCACCCACGCGTTCTCGGTCTGGGCGATCGTCGCGTACACCGCGGTGAACCTCATCTTCGGGATCTTCGGGCACCTGGGCGTGGAGGTTCTCCCGCCGGCAGCCCGGCGCAGCCGGGTGTTCCGCTGGGTCGCCACCCCGACCCTGCACGCCGGGCACCACGTCGAGCCGGCGGTCAACCTCGGCTTCTACACGTCGATCTGGGACCGGCTCTTCGGCACGCTCGCCCCGGACTACGACCAGCGCCGCCTGTCGCCCGAGCCCGAGCCGTACGCCCTGGTGGCCTGA
- a CDS encoding SagB family peptide dehydrogenase: protein MRTGEVTRLYHHQTNQCRGGRPPGVPGFVPMDPSNRPQPFKRHLGAPVHPLPRDLPPTGAPAAVTLSGRVPPSDPTIDAVLLARLLFYSAGVTRTAGDDLWFRAAASAGNLHPLEVYAVAGEVAGLDAGLYHFAPEVFGLEALVAGDHRRALADATADPDVAASPLALVVTGLPWRTAWKYAERGWRHVYWDAGTMLANLLAVAEGHGLPVRVRLGFVDAAVSRLLGVDGVTEFPVAVVTCGRPTATAAAEPVELPPPQFPPTPLSPAPVDFPLVIRVQQAGELTTDDDVTGWRAAAVAGLPRATDTVDAPVAAGSEPIESVILRRGSTRRMRRQVAPAELLHWAMAAATRAVPADAIPTGTTLLSHEVAVHAVHGTEPGLYQQVDGPPQLRRPAPEPEVRTLSQGLCVDQPLGGDSAYTDFACADLDLVLDGYGERGYRVAQFEAGVAAGRLQLAAFTLGHGGTGLTFCDQDVSDAFDTRAACMLAIAIGLPAYRPKPGGPPGRPRRLTR from the coding sequence ATGCGCACCGGCGAGGTGACCCGGCTCTACCACCACCAGACGAACCAGTGTCGTGGCGGCCGGCCGCCGGGTGTCCCGGGGTTCGTCCCGATGGACCCGAGCAACCGTCCCCAGCCCTTCAAACGCCACCTTGGGGCGCCGGTGCACCCCCTCCCCCGCGACCTGCCACCGACCGGGGCGCCGGCCGCGGTGACCCTGTCCGGACGGGTACCGCCGAGCGACCCGACCATCGACGCGGTACTCCTCGCCCGGCTGCTGTTCTACTCGGCCGGCGTCACCCGAACCGCCGGAGACGACCTCTGGTTCCGGGCCGCCGCCTCCGCCGGCAATCTCCACCCCCTTGAGGTGTACGCGGTGGCCGGCGAGGTGGCCGGGCTCGACGCCGGGCTGTACCACTTCGCGCCGGAGGTGTTCGGCCTGGAGGCACTCGTGGCCGGGGACCACCGCCGGGCGCTGGCCGACGCCACGGCCGACCCGGACGTCGCGGCCAGCCCGCTCGCCCTCGTCGTCACCGGCCTCCCGTGGCGCACCGCGTGGAAGTACGCCGAACGGGGCTGGCGGCACGTCTACTGGGACGCCGGGACGATGCTGGCGAATCTGCTCGCCGTCGCCGAAGGCCACGGGCTACCCGTGCGGGTACGGCTGGGCTTCGTCGACGCCGCCGTGTCTCGCCTGCTCGGCGTCGACGGCGTGACGGAGTTCCCGGTGGCGGTGGTCACCTGCGGCCGGCCCACCGCGACCGCCGCCGCCGAACCGGTCGAGCTACCTCCGCCGCAGTTCCCGCCGACGCCGCTCTCCCCCGCGCCGGTCGACTTCCCGCTGGTCATCCGGGTCCAGCAGGCCGGTGAGCTCACCACGGACGACGACGTGACCGGCTGGCGGGCGGCCGCCGTCGCGGGCCTGCCCCGCGCCACCGACACCGTCGATGCACCGGTTGCGGCCGGCAGCGAGCCGATCGAGTCGGTCATCCTGCGCCGCGGCTCCACCCGGCGGATGCGCCGCCAGGTCGCCCCCGCCGAGCTGCTGCACTGGGCGATGGCTGCGGCGACCCGAGCGGTCCCCGCCGACGCGATCCCGACCGGGACCACCCTGCTCTCCCACGAGGTCGCGGTCCACGCGGTGCACGGCACGGAGCCGGGCCTGTACCAGCAGGTCGACGGCCCGCCCCAGCTGCGCCGGCCGGCGCCGGAGCCCGAGGTACGAACGTTGAGCCAGGGGCTCTGCGTCGACCAGCCGCTCGGCGGCGACTCCGCGTACACCGACTTCGCCTGCGCCGATCTCGACCTGGTGCTCGACGGGTACGGCGAGCGCGGGTACCGGGTCGCCCAGTTCGAGGCGGGGGTGGCCGCCGGCCGCCTGCAACTGGCCGCCTTCACCCTCGGTCACGGCGGCACCGGCCTGACGTTCTGCGACCAGGACGTCTCGGATGCGTTCGACACCCGTGCGGCCTGCATGCTCGCCATCGCCATCGGGCTACCCGCCTACCGGCCGAAGCCGGGCGGCCCGCCCGGCCGGCCCCGGCGGCTCACCCGCTGA